Proteins co-encoded in one Pseudomonas beijingensis genomic window:
- the smc gene encoding chromosome segregation protein SMC, whose protein sequence is MRLKCIKLAGFKSFVDPTTVNFPSNMAAVVGPNGCGKSNIIDAVRWVMGESSAKNLRGESMTDVIFNGSTSRKPVSQASIELVFDNSDGTLVGEYAAYAEISIRRKVTRDSQNSYFLNGAKCRRRDITDIFLGTGLGPRSYSIIEQGMISKLIEAKPEDLRNFIEEAAGISKYKERRRETENRIRRTHENLARLTDLREELERQLERLHRQAEAAKKYQEYKGEERQLKAQLSALRWQALNEQVGQREAIIGNQEVSFEALVAEQRNADAAIERLRDGHHDLSERFNLVQGRFYSVGGDIARVEQSIQHGQQRLRQLQDDLKEAERARLETESHLGHDRTLLLTLGEELDRLTPEQEITSAAAEEAAAALEEAELTMHGWQEQWDSFNLTSAEPRRQAEVQQSRIQQLESSMERLAERQRRLSEERALLAADPEDAAILELSEQLATSEATLEDLQASEDAQVERLEQLRQALQLALQNQQQGQGELQRLNGRLASLEALQQAALDPGTGAAEWLRDQHLAERPRLAEGLKVDAGWELAVETVLGADLQAVLVDDFGGFDLSGFTQGDLRLLSPAGDGVRIPGSLLDKVEAQVDLSPWLGQVKPVDSLEQALALRGQLAAGESLISRDGYWVGRHFLRVRRASEAESGMLARGQEIQRLGAEREEREASVEALETELQNLRAQQRQQENGREHLRRLLQDEARQQGELKAQLSAGKAKVEQLALRRTRLDEEIAELGEQRALEHEQIGEARLQLQEALDAMALDTEQRELLLAQRDSLRERLDRVRQEARQHKDHAHQLAVRLGSLKAQHDSTRQALERLEMQSERLTEKREQLSLNLEEGEAPLEELRLKLEELLDKRMSVDEELKTAQIALEDADRELRDAEKRRSQAEQQSQLIRGQMEQQRMEWQALTVRRKALQDQLLEDGYDLDGVLATLVAGANEKDAEEELERIAQRIQRLGAINLAAIDEYQQQSERKRYLDAQNDDLVEALETLENVIRKIDKETRNRFKDTFDQINGGLQALFPKVFGGGSAYLELTGEDLLDTGVTIMARPPGKKNSTIHLLSGGEKALTALALVFAIFKLNPAPFCMLDEVDAPLDDANVGRYARLVKEMSETVQFIYITHNKIAMEMADQLMGVTMHEPGCSRLVAVDVEEAMALVDA, encoded by the coding sequence GTGCGGCTCAAGTGCATCAAGTTGGCGGGGTTCAAATCCTTCGTCGACCCGACCACGGTGAACTTCCCCAGTAACATGGCGGCGGTGGTCGGGCCCAATGGTTGCGGCAAGTCGAACATCATCGACGCCGTGCGCTGGGTGATGGGCGAAAGTTCGGCCAAGAACCTGCGCGGCGAGTCGATGACCGACGTCATCTTCAACGGCTCCACCAGTCGCAAGCCGGTGAGCCAGGCGAGCATCGAGCTGGTGTTCGATAACTCCGACGGCACCCTGGTGGGCGAGTACGCGGCCTATGCGGAAATCTCCATTCGTCGCAAAGTGACCCGCGACAGCCAGAACAGCTATTTCCTCAACGGTGCCAAGTGCCGGCGTCGCGACATCACCGACATTTTCCTCGGCACCGGCCTGGGCCCGCGCAGCTACTCGATCATCGAACAGGGCATGATCTCCAAGCTGATCGAAGCCAAGCCCGAAGATCTGCGCAATTTCATCGAAGAAGCCGCCGGTATTTCCAAATACAAGGAGCGACGGCGCGAGACCGAAAACCGCATTCGTCGCACTCACGAAAATCTGGCACGCCTGACCGATCTGCGCGAAGAACTCGAACGCCAGCTTGAACGTCTGCACCGTCAGGCCGAGGCCGCGAAAAAGTACCAGGAATACAAGGGCGAGGAGCGCCAGCTCAAGGCCCAACTGTCGGCCCTGCGCTGGCAGGCGTTGAACGAGCAGGTCGGCCAGCGTGAGGCGATCATCGGCAACCAGGAAGTCAGCTTCGAAGCCCTGGTGGCCGAGCAGCGTAATGCGGACGCCGCCATCGAGCGCCTGCGCGACGGCCACCATGACCTGTCCGAGCGCTTCAATCTGGTGCAAGGACGTTTCTATTCCGTGGGGGGTGACATCGCCCGGGTCGAGCAGAGCATCCAGCATGGGCAGCAACGGCTGCGGCAGTTGCAGGATGACTTGAAGGAAGCCGAGCGGGCGCGCCTGGAAACCGAATCGCACCTGGGCCACGACCGCACCCTGCTGTTGACCCTCGGCGAAGAGCTGGACAGGCTGACGCCGGAGCAGGAAATCACCAGCGCCGCCGCCGAAGAGGCTGCCGCGGCCTTGGAAGAAGCCGAACTGACCATGCATGGCTGGCAAGAGCAGTGGGATAGTTTCAATCTGACCTCGGCCGAGCCGCGGCGTCAGGCTGAAGTCCAGCAGTCGCGCATCCAGCAGTTGGAAAGCAGCATGGAGCGCCTGGCCGAACGTCAGCGCCGCTTGTCCGAAGAACGCGCGTTGCTCGCGGCGGACCCGGAAGACGCCGCGATCCTGGAACTGAGCGAGCAGCTGGCGACCAGCGAAGCCACCCTCGAAGACCTGCAGGCCAGCGAAGACGCCCAAGTCGAACGCCTTGAGCAACTGCGCCAGGCCTTGCAATTGGCTTTGCAGAACCAGCAGCAGGGCCAGGGTGAGTTGCAGCGGCTCAATGGGCGCCTGGCTTCGCTGGAGGCCTTGCAGCAAGCGGCGCTGGATCCGGGCACTGGCGCCGCCGAATGGCTGCGCGACCAGCACTTGGCCGAGCGTCCGCGACTGGCCGAGGGCCTGAAGGTCGATGCCGGTTGGGAGCTGGCGGTGGAAACCGTGCTGGGGGCCGACCTGCAAGCGGTGCTAGTGGATGACTTCGGCGGCTTCGACCTGTCGGGCTTCACCCAGGGCGATCTGCGTCTGCTCAGCCCGGCCGGCGACGGCGTGCGAATCCCCGGCAGCTTGCTGGACAAGGTCGAGGCCCAGGTCGACCTGTCGCCCTGGCTCGGGCAGGTCAAACCGGTGGACAGCCTTGAACAGGCCTTGGCCCTGCGTGGGCAATTGGCGGCCGGCGAAAGCCTGATCAGTCGTGACGGGTATTGGGTTGGCCGGCATTTCCTGCGGGTGCGCCGGGCCAGCGAAGCCGAAAGCGGCATGCTCGCCCGCGGCCAGGAAATTCAGCGCCTGGGCGCCGAGCGCGAAGAGCGTGAGGCCAGCGTCGAAGCCCTGGAAACCGAATTGCAAAACCTGCGGGCGCAACAGCGTCAGCAGGAGAACGGCCGCGAGCACCTGCGGCGGCTGTTGCAGGATGAAGCGCGCCAGCAAGGCGAGCTCAAGGCGCAGTTGTCGGCCGGCAAGGCCAAGGTTGAACAACTGGCGCTGCGCCGCACCCGCCTCGATGAAGAGATCGCCGAACTGGGCGAGCAGCGGGCGCTGGAGCACGAACAGATCGGCGAGGCGCGCTTGCAACTGCAAGAAGCCCTCGATGCCATGGCGCTGGACACCGAGCAGCGCGAGTTGCTGCTGGCCCAGCGTGACAGCTTGCGTGAGCGCCTGGACCGGGTGCGCCAGGAAGCGCGCCAGCACAAGGACCATGCCCATCAGTTGGCGGTGCGCCTGGGCTCGCTCAAGGCCCAGCACGATTCCACGCGCCAGGCCTTGGAACGGCTGGAAATGCAGTCCGAGCGCCTGACCGAAAAACGCGAGCAGTTGAGCCTCAATCTGGAGGAGGGCGAGGCGCCGCTGGAAGAGCTGCGTCTCAAGCTCGAGGAGTTGCTCGACAAGCGCATGAGCGTCGACGAAGAACTCAAGACCGCGCAGATCGCCTTGGAGGACGCCGACCGCGAACTGCGCGACGCCGAAAAGCGCCGCAGCCAGGCCGAGCAGCAATCCCAACTGATCCGCGGCCAGATGGAACAGCAACGCATGGAGTGGCAAGCCCTGACGGTGCGGCGCAAAGCCTTGCAGGACCAGTTGCTGGAAGACGGCTACGACCTCGATGGCGTGCTCGCCACCCTGGTGGCCGGAGCGAACGAGAAGGATGCCGAGGAAGAACTGGAACGCATTGCCCAGCGCATCCAGCGCCTGGGGGCAATCAACCTGGCGGCCATCGACGAGTACCAGCAGCAGTCCGAGCGCAAGCGCTACCTGGACGCCCAGAACGATGATCTGGTGGAAGCGCTGGAGACCCTGGAAAACGTCATCCGCAAGATCGACAAGGAAACCCGCAACCGCTTCAAGGATACCTTTGATCAGATCAACGGCGGTTTGCAGGCACTTTTTCCAAAAGTTTTCGGTGGTGGCAGCGCCTACTTGGAACTGACGGGCGAAGATTTACTCGATACAGGGGTGACAATCATGGCGCGTCCTCCTGGCAAGAAGAACAGCACCATCCATTTGCTCTCCGGCGGCGAAAAGGCGCTGACAGCGCTGGCCCTGGTCTTTGCCATTTTCAAATTGAACCCGGCGCCGTTCTGCATGCTCGACGAAGTCGACGCGCCATTGGACGACGCCAACGTAGGCCGTTACGCACGGCTGGTGAAGGAGATGTCTGAAACGGTGCAGTTCATCTACATCACCCACAACAAGATCGCCATGGAAATGGCCGATCAGTTGATGGGGGTGACCATGCACGAGCCGGGCTGTTCGCGACTGGTGGCGGTGGATGTGGAGGAGGCCATGGCTCTGGTGGATGCCTGA